A genomic segment from uncultured Marinifilum sp. encodes:
- a CDS encoding CBS domain-containing protein — translation MAKLKVIPRKQVNMIAKDLISDVVPVLRETDTGIQALNWMEIFRVSHLPIVKGDEFLGLISDNDIYDLNKAEDPIGGQKLSLFSPYVSENQHIYDVVEIVSRLKLTVIPVLEDEKTYLGLITLNDLMQYIERIFSVREPGGIIVLELNSVDYALSEISRIVESNDAKILSLYVKSSSDSRKIELTIKINHTNLTSIIQTFLRYDYTIKTTYVREDDMKDVLEDRYNSFMRFLNI, via the coding sequence ATGTTGTTCCCGTATTACGCGAGACGGATACAGGTATACAGGCTCTTAATTGGATGGAAATATTTAGAGTTTCACATTTGCCAATTGTAAAGGGCGATGAGTTTTTAGGATTAATTTCTGATAATGATATTTATGATTTAAATAAGGCCGAAGATCCAATAGGAGGGCAAAAATTATCCTTATTTAGTCCTTATGTATCCGAGAATCAGCATATTTATGATGTTGTTGAAATTGTATCGCGTTTAAAGTTAACTGTAATTCCTGTCTTAGAAGATGAGAAAACCTATTTGGGCTTAATTACTCTAAACGATTTAATGCAATACATAGAAAGAATATTTTCCGTTAGAGAACCAGGAGGAATAATTGTTCTTGAATTAAATTCTGTTGATTATGCATTAAGCGAAATATCTCGTATTGTAGAAAGTAACGATGCAAAAATTTTGAGCCTTTATGTGAAATCTTCAAGCGATTCGAGAAAAATAGAATTAACAATAAAAATTAATCATACTAATCTTACTTCTATAATTCAAACTTTTTTGCGATACGACTACACCATTAAAACTACTTATGTTCGTGAAGATGATATGAAAGATGTACTTGAGGATCGTTACAATTCTTTTATGCGTTTTTTAAATATATAA
- a CDS encoding NAD kinase — protein sequence MKIALFGKLFNENFTDSFKMMFEVFAKNNVEVFIYEPLYDFLIREINFKPPVGGYFSEYKDLNKDVNFVFSIGGDGTFLDAVRVVRDSGIPIVGINSGRLGFMADIAQDEIPQALADIIAGEFTIEERSLLQLESSKNGLFDEFNYALNEFTVHKTDSASMITIHTYLNNEYLNSYWADGLIISTPTGSTAYSLSVGGPILIPNTQNFVISPISPHNLTVRPIVVPNHHEITLRVEGRSKSYMASLDSRSCTFDSSVQLKIKRANFQIKVLKLKTHSFYGTLRNKLMWGVDKRN from the coding sequence ATGAAAATAGCCCTGTTTGGTAAATTATTTAACGAAAATTTTACCGATAGCTTTAAAATGATGTTTGAAGTTTTCGCAAAGAACAATGTGGAGGTATTTATTTATGAGCCTTTATACGATTTTTTGATTCGGGAAATAAATTTTAAACCTCCTGTAGGAGGATATTTTTCAGAATACAAAGATCTTAATAAAGATGTGAATTTTGTTTTTTCAATAGGAGGAGATGGAACCTTTCTCGATGCTGTTCGCGTTGTTCGCGATTCGGGAATTCCAATTGTAGGTATTAATAGTGGTCGTTTAGGCTTTATGGCTGATATAGCTCAGGATGAAATACCACAGGCTCTGGCAGATATTATTGCAGGAGAGTTTACTATAGAGGAGAGAAGTTTACTCCAGTTGGAAAGTTCTAAAAATGGATTGTTCGATGAATTTAATTATGCCTTAAACGAATTTACGGTTCATAAAACCGATTCGGCTTCAATGATAACCATTCATACTTATCTTAATAACGAATACCTAAATTCCTATTGGGCCGATGGACTTATAATATCTACACCAACAGGTTCAACTGCTTATTCTTTAAGTGTTGGAGGCCCTATATTAATTCCTAATACTCAAAATTTTGTAATTTCACCTATTTCGCCTCATAATCTTACCGTACGTCCAATTGTTGTTCCCAATCATCACGAAATAACATTAAGAGTAGAGGGTAGGAGTAAGTCGTATATGGCATCTCTGGATTCGCGTTCGTGTACCTTCGATTCGTCGGTTCAACTCAAAATTAAAAGAGCTAACTTTCAAATTAAGGTCTTGAAACTAAAAACTCACAGCTTTTATGGAACCTTGCGAAACAAGCTTATGTGGGGTGTTGATAAGCGTAATTAA
- a CDS encoding DUF6089 family protein yields MYKLIFGILFFVVSNSAFSQTKAELGFFGGVAYYMGDINPTNHFYSSSVAIGGIYRYNFNSRYSLRASMIFSGLSGEDSDANNYYQQNRGASFDTDVVDLSLQAEFNFQPFWAPGKTKTKRLVPYVTAGIGYIAPSSTESSLTIPMGAGFKYNLGGRWTAALEWSFRKTFTDDLDHLDDPNNFNESNLMHNNDWASFFGIMFSYKLFPDNEACHSYDRFVK; encoded by the coding sequence ATGTATAAACTGATTTTTGGGATACTGTTTTTTGTCGTTAGCAATTCGGCATTTTCGCAAACCAAAGCTGAGTTAGGTTTTTTCGGTGGTGTTGCCTATTACATGGGTGATATTAATCCGACCAATCATTTTTACTCAAGTTCAGTGGCAATAGGAGGAATTTATCGATACAACTTTAATTCTCGTTATTCTCTTAGAGCAAGTATGATATTTTCTGGATTAAGTGGAGAAGACTCGGATGCTAATAATTATTATCAGCAAAATAGAGGTGCTTCATTTGATACAGATGTGGTTGATTTATCATTGCAAGCAGAATTTAATTTTCAACCATTTTGGGCTCCTGGAAAAACAAAAACAAAAAGATTGGTTCCCTATGTTACGGCAGGGATTGGTTATATAGCTCCAAGTAGTACCGAATCTTCACTTACAATACCAATGGGTGCAGGATTTAAATACAATCTTGGAGGTAGGTGGACAGCGGCATTGGAATGGAGTTTTAGAAAAACTTTTACCGATGATTTGGATCATTTAGATGATCCAAATAATTTTAACGAAAGCAATTTAATGCACAATAATGATTGGGCTTCTTTTTTCGGAATCATGTTTAGTTATAAGCTATTTCCAGATAATGAAGCTTGTCATTCTTATGATCGATTTGTAAAATAG
- a CDS encoding isoprenyl transferase: MSFKDKIIKEKLPNHLAIIMDGNGRWAKMRGEHRIIGHQNGVEAVKQTVEGAAELGISYLTLYAFSTENWNRPKDEVMGLMSLLVEAIENETPTLMKNNVRLQAIGDLTSLPKEVRAKLNGTISTTASNSGLTLVLALSYSSRWEIVNAVKNIAEEIAKGELNPDQISNAIFEDHLTTKGIPDPELLIRTSGENRISNFLLWQIAYSELYFTDLFWPDFTKEELYKALFNYQNRERRFGKTSEQLNDN; the protein is encoded by the coding sequence ATGTCATTCAAGGATAAAATCATAAAAGAAAAATTGCCTAATCATCTGGCAATTATTATGGATGGAAATGGACGCTGGGCAAAAATGCGCGGCGAACATCGAATTATTGGTCATCAGAATGGCGTTGAAGCAGTAAAGCAAACTGTTGAAGGTGCTGCAGAATTAGGTATATCATATCTTACACTCTATGCTTTTTCAACAGAAAATTGGAATCGTCCTAAAGATGAAGTAATGGGTTTAATGTCTTTGCTTGTAGAAGCAATTGAAAATGAAACTCCTACTTTAATGAAAAATAATGTGCGATTACAAGCTATTGGAGATTTAACTAGCTTGCCAAAAGAGGTGAGAGCTAAACTAAATGGTACGATTTCGACAACAGCTAGCAATTCGGGTTTAACTCTGGTATTAGCATTAAGCTACAGTTCTAGATGGGAAATTGTAAATGCAGTAAAAAATATTGCAGAAGAAATTGCTAAAGGAGAATTAAACCCAGATCAAATTTCTAATGCTATTTTTGAGGATCATCTTACAACAAAAGGTATTCCCGATCCTGAGCTTTTAATTCGTACTAGTGGAGAAAATAGGATCAGTAACTTTTTGCTTTGGCAAATTGCATATTCAGAATTGTATTTTACAGATCTATTTTGGCCCGATTTTACTAAAGAAGAATTATATAAGGCACTTTTCAATTACCAAAATCGAGAACGAAGGTTTGGTAAAACTAGTGAACAATTAAACGATAATTAA
- the bamA gene encoding outer membrane protein assembly factor BamA produces the protein MIKRLTFIFTLFLSITALAQETDTIYNPTLHYSSPKKFELGGVTVSGVKHLESNVLVQISGLRVGADIEVPGEKVTKAIKKLYKQGLFSDIQITATKLIDKKIYLNINLQERPRLSDVTYNGTSKSETNKLKEKLKLQKGSQVTDFLIANTKTIVENYFKEKGFFNIDVSVLQRDDPSEENSVIIDINMNRNNKIKIKNIFIEGNTALNDKKVKKAIKGSKEKRIKNFFKSAKYIEDKWKEDKITLIEKYNEEGYRDAIILSDSVEQVSDDRVNLYLKLKEGNQYFFNDITWVGNTVYTAFDLERVLKIKKGDVYNQTYLDERLSSDDDAVSNMYLDRGYLFFNVNPVEKVVGKDSINLEMRMIEGKQATIDRVNIVGNTKTHEHVARRELYTYPGELFSKSDIIRSVRELAQLGHFDPEAINPDIKPHPESGTVDITYELEEKANDQIELSGGWGAGMIIGTVGLKFSNFSIRNIFNKEAWSPLPTGDGQTLSIRAQTNGSYYNSYSISFTEPWLGGKKPTSLSTSIYYSQQSGYSRSYNYYTTYGNDSDQSQKIFGASVGLARRLKWPDDYFSLYNEVSYQNYNLNNWQYYLISDGTSNNFSFTTTLSRSSIDNPLYTRRGSSFSLSLKFTPPYSWFEDLDYARADDDELYKWVEYHKWTFKGKMYNGLLAKNDKLVLYTGAEFGYLGYYDKDKRSPFEGFEVGGDGMSGYSMYGSDNIGLRGYENGSLTPVTTDGRRLGGNVYSKFTAELRYPLSLSQSATIYALAFAEAGNAWYDFEDFQPFNLKRSAGVGLRIFLPMFGLLGIDYGYGFDEANQSGQNGGQFHFVIGQQF, from the coding sequence ATGATTAAACGATTAACTTTTATATTTACTCTATTTTTAAGTATCACTGCCTTAGCGCAGGAAACAGATACAATTTATAATCCGACTCTGCATTACTCTTCTCCCAAAAAATTCGAACTGGGTGGAGTAACTGTTAGTGGAGTAAAACATTTGGAGAGTAATGTGCTTGTTCAAATATCTGGTTTACGAGTGGGGGCCGATATCGAAGTTCCTGGTGAAAAAGTGACCAAAGCAATTAAAAAATTGTATAAGCAGGGACTATTTTCCGATATTCAAATTACTGCTACCAAACTTATCGATAAGAAGATTTATTTGAATATTAACCTTCAGGAGCGTCCCCGATTATCTGATGTTACTTATAATGGAACTTCTAAGAGTGAAACAAATAAGTTAAAAGAGAAATTAAAGCTGCAAAAAGGAAGTCAGGTTACCGATTTCTTAATTGCAAATACTAAAACAATTGTAGAAAATTATTTTAAAGAGAAAGGTTTCTTTAATATTGATGTAAGTGTATTACAAAGAGATGATCCATCAGAAGAGAATAGTGTGATTATTGATATCAATATGAATAGAAATAATAAAATAAAGATTAAGAATATCTTTATTGAAGGTAATACTGCACTTAACGATAAAAAAGTTAAAAAGGCAATTAAAGGTTCTAAAGAAAAAAGGATTAAGAACTTTTTTAAATCAGCAAAATATATTGAAGATAAGTGGAAAGAAGATAAAATTACATTAATAGAAAAGTATAACGAAGAGGGATATCGTGATGCTATCATTTTATCCGATAGTGTTGAACAAGTATCCGATGATAGAGTTAATTTATACCTTAAGTTAAAAGAAGGTAATCAATATTTCTTTAATGATATAACTTGGGTTGGTAATACTGTATATACTGCTTTTGATTTGGAGAGAGTTTTAAAAATCAAAAAAGGTGATGTATACAATCAAACCTATTTGGATGAAAGACTAAGTTCTGATGATGATGCAGTTAGTAATATGTATTTAGATAGAGGATATTTGTTTTTTAATGTAAACCCTGTTGAGAAAGTAGTTGGTAAAGATTCAATTAATCTTGAAATGAGAATGATTGAAGGAAAGCAAGCTACCATCGACCGTGTTAATATTGTTGGAAATACAAAGACTCACGAACATGTTGCCCGAAGAGAGTTGTACACTTATCCAGGTGAGTTGTTTAGTAAATCGGATATTATTCGAAGTGTGCGAGAGCTTGCTCAGTTAGGTCATTTCGATCCGGAAGCAATTAACCCAGATATCAAACCTCACCCAGAAAGTGGTACTGTTGATATTACTTATGAACTGGAAGAAAAAGCAAACGATCAAATTGAACTTTCTGGTGGTTGGGGAGCAGGTATGATTATTGGTACTGTGGGGCTAAAATTTTCGAATTTCTCCATACGTAATATTTTTAATAAAGAAGCTTGGAGTCCGCTACCTACGGGTGATGGACAAACTTTAAGTATTCGTGCCCAAACCAATGGTTCTTACTATAATTCGTACAGTATTTCGTTTACTGAACCATGGTTAGGTGGTAAAAAACCTACCTCACTAAGTACTTCTATTTATTACTCTCAGCAATCAGGCTATAGTCGTAGTTATAATTATTATACAACTTATGGTAATGATTCTGATCAGAGCCAGAAAATTTTTGGAGCCAGTGTAGGATTAGCTCGTAGACTAAAATGGCCTGATGATTATTTTTCATTATACAACGAAGTAAGTTACCAAAACTATAATCTAAATAATTGGCAATACTATTTAATTTCAGATGGTACATCGAACAATTTTAGTTTTACAACTACACTTTCACGAAGTTCTATAGATAATCCGTTGTACACACGTAGAGGATCATCATTCTCTTTGAGTTTAAAATTCACTCCTCCTTATTCATGGTTCGAAGATTTGGATTATGCCAGAGCCGACGATGATGAACTGTACAAATGGGTGGAGTACCATAAATGGACATTTAAAGGAAAAATGTATAATGGTTTGTTAGCCAAAAACGACAAACTGGTTTTATATACGGGTGCTGAATTCGGATACTTAGGATACTATGATAAAGACAAAAGATCTCCTTTTGAAGGTTTCGAAGTTGGTGGTGATGGAATGTCTGGATACAGCATGTACGGAAGTGATAATATAGGTCTAAGGGGTTACGAAAATGGATCTTTAACACCAGTAACCACTGATGGTAGACGATTAGGTGGTAATGTTTATAGTAAATTTACTGCCGAACTTCGTTATCCATTATCCTTAAGTCAGTCGGCTACAATTTATGCTTTAGCTTTTGCCGAGGCAGGTAATGCATGGTACGATTTTGAAGATTTTCAACCGTTTAATTTAAAGCGATCAGCTGGGGTTGGTCTTAGAATTTTTCTTCCTATGTTTGGACTACTGGGAATCGATTATGGATATGGATTCGATGAAGCTAATCAATCTGGACAGAATGGTGGTCAGTTTCATTTCGTAATTGGTCAACAATTTTAA
- a CDS encoding OmpH family outer membrane protein: MKRILLLIVVICVCYGSLFSQQRYGFVDTEYILNKMPDYKNAQEQLDKVSQQWQNEIETIAADIKELHAKYRADEVFLSAEMRQKREKEIHNKEVKAQKLQQTYFGRNGELYKKRQELMKPIQDDIYEAIKEIAKSGSYGMIIDRANGPTIIYSNAKFDLSDKVLYKLGIRTN, encoded by the coding sequence ATGAAACGTATACTTTTATTAATAGTTGTAATATGTGTTTGTTATGGAAGCTTATTTTCACAACAACGTTATGGTTTTGTTGATACAGAGTATATTTTGAATAAAATGCCTGACTATAAAAATGCTCAGGAACAATTGGATAAGGTTTCGCAGCAATGGCAAAATGAAATTGAAACAATTGCGGCAGACATTAAGGAATTACATGCTAAATATAGAGCCGATGAAGTATTCCTTTCTGCAGAAATGAGACAAAAAAGAGAAAAAGAAATACATAATAAAGAAGTAAAGGCACAGAAACTTCAGCAAACTTATTTTGGAAGAAATGGGGAGCTTTATAAAAAACGTCAGGAATTAATGAAGCCAATTCAGGATGATATATATGAGGCAATCAAAGAGATAGCGAAGTCTGGAAGTTATGGTATGATTATTGATCGTGCTAATGGGCCAACAATAATATACAGTAACGCAAAATTCGATTTAAGCGATAAAGTACTGTATAAGTTAGGTATAAGAACTAATTAA
- a CDS encoding OmpH family outer membrane protein — translation MRQFLKVTLVATFLLMGANIFAQTAKFGHIDSNQLLSIMPEKATAQTQIQAKAAEYDKQVKEMREEYQTLVNAYVEKRETLSEAMKATKEKEIQDLQNRMQTFDGFAQQELQKTQNELLKPIFDKASKAIKDVGAENGFTYIFDISTGVILFNSENSVDVMPLVKAKLGIQ, via the coding sequence ATGAGACAGTTTTTAAAAGTAACATTAGTAGCCACTTTCCTTTTAATGGGAGCTAACATTTTTGCTCAAACTGCAAAATTCGGACATATCGACTCCAACCAGTTGTTGTCAATTATGCCTGAAAAAGCAACTGCGCAAACACAAATTCAAGCAAAAGCAGCAGAATACGATAAGCAAGTTAAAGAAATGAGAGAAGAGTATCAAACTCTTGTTAATGCTTATGTTGAAAAAAGAGAAACTCTTTCGGAAGCTATGAAAGCAACTAAAGAAAAAGAAATTCAGGATTTGCAAAATCGTATGCAAACTTTCGATGGTTTTGCACAACAAGAACTTCAAAAAACTCAAAATGAATTGCTAAAACCAATTTTCGATAAAGCTTCAAAAGCAATTAAAGATGTTGGTGCAGAAAATGGATTCACCTATATTTTTGATATCAGTACTGGAGTAATTCTATTCAATTCAGAAAATAGTGTTGATGTTATGCCATTGGTAAAAGCAAAGTTGGGAATTCAATAA
- the murI gene encoding glutamate racemase, which produces MNKQPIGVFDSGYGGLTILHELLKELPEYDFIYLGDNARSPYGTRSFDVVYDYTLAAVEYLFSMGCELVILACNTASAKALRSIQQNDLPKINQNKRVLGVIRPSVEKVEGLTLTKHVGILGTVGTVRSNSYPLEIKKLYPHITVVQEACPMWVPLVENNEFKTKGGQYFIKKNIENLLSKDPLIDTIVLGCTHYPLLRQEILKYLPKSINVISQGEIVAKSLRNYLFRHPEMDIRCTKNGECEYLTTEFVDSFEEKASRFLNTNLQAKHISY; this is translated from the coding sequence ATGAACAAACAACCCATTGGAGTTTTCGATTCGGGCTACGGAGGTTTAACCATATTGCATGAGTTATTAAAGGAATTACCTGAGTATGATTTTATATATTTAGGTGATAATGCCAGAAGTCCTTATGGAACACGTTCTTTCGATGTAGTTTATGACTATACATTGGCAGCTGTAGAATATCTTTTTTCTATGGGATGTGAATTGGTAATTTTGGCTTGTAACACTGCTTCGGCAAAAGCATTACGAAGCATCCAACAAAACGATTTACCTAAAATAAACCAAAACAAAAGGGTTTTAGGGGTTATCAGACCCAGTGTTGAAAAAGTAGAGGGATTAACATTAACAAAGCATGTTGGTATTTTGGGTACAGTAGGAACTGTGCGATCAAACTCTTATCCTCTCGAAATAAAAAAACTTTATCCTCATATTACTGTTGTACAGGAAGCCTGTCCAATGTGGGTTCCTTTGGTCGAGAATAATGAGTTCAAAACTAAAGGAGGGCAATATTTTATTAAAAAAAATATTGAAAATCTCTTATCTAAAGATCCTCTTATCGATACAATAGTTTTAGGTTGTACTCATTACCCATTATTAAGACAGGAAATTTTAAAATACCTTCCCAAAAGTATTAATGTAATTTCTCAAGGAGAAATTGTAGCTAAGAGCTTGCGTAATTACCTGTTTCGTCATCCTGAAATGGATATTCGCTGTACGAAAAATGGTGAATGCGAATATTTAACTACAGAATTTGTTGATAGTTTTGAGGAAAAAGCAAGTCGATTTCTAAATACAAATCTACAAGCTAAGCACATTAGTTATTAA
- a CDS encoding gamma carbonic anhydrase family protein: protein MAIVRDLNGNSPKFGENCFLAENAAIIGNVEMGDDCSIWYSAVLRGDVHYIKLGNNVNVQDNATIHATYKKSPTNIGNNVSIAHNAVVHGCTIKDNVLIGMGAVVLDNAIIESNAIIAAGSVVTKGTHVESGSVYAGSPAKKIKELSPELLEGEINRIANSYAMYASWYEKDEKPVE from the coding sequence ATGGCTATTGTTAGAGATTTAAACGGAAACTCGCCAAAATTCGGAGAAAATTGCTTTTTAGCTGAGAATGCTGCTATAATTGGCAATGTGGAAATGGGAGACGATTGCAGTATTTGGTACAGTGCTGTGCTAAGAGGTGATGTTCACTATATTAAACTTGGAAATAATGTAAATGTACAGGATAATGCGACTATACATGCTACTTATAAAAAATCGCCAACCAATATTGGAAACAATGTTTCAATAGCTCATAATGCTGTTGTTCATGGTTGTACCATAAAAGATAATGTTTTAATAGGAATGGGAGCTGTAGTACTCGATAATGCAATTATTGAAAGTAATGCTATTATTGCGGCTGGTTCTGTGGTAACAAAAGGAACTCACGTTGAATCGGGAAGTGTTTATGCCGGATCACCAGCTAAAAAAATTAAAGAATTGAGTCCTGAACTGTTAGAGGGTGAAATTAACCGAATTGCAAATAGTTATGCAATGTATGCCAGCTGGTACGAGAAAGATGAAAAACCTGTAGAGTAA